In Nomascus leucogenys isolate Asia chromosome 8, Asia_NLE_v1, whole genome shotgun sequence, a single genomic region encodes these proteins:
- the ARHGEF39 gene encoding rho guanine nucleotide exchange factor 39 isoform X1, with product MEISCPGARCPVQEQRARWERKRACTARELLETEWRYQEQLGLVATYFLGILKAKGTLRPPERQALFGSWELIYGASQELLPYLEGGCWGQGLEGFCRHLELYNQFAANSERSQTTLQEQLKKNKGFRRFVRLQEGRPEFGGLQLQDLLPLPLQRLQQYENLVVALAENTGPNSPDHQQLTRAARLISETAQRVHTIGQKQKNDQHLRRVQALLSGRQAKGLTSGRWFLRQGWLLVVPPHGEPRPRMFFLFTDVLLMAKPRPPLHLLRSGTFACKALYPMTQCHLSRVFGHSGGPCGGLLSLHGNSKGFSFGLDLSEPCAKRWSLSSCPSLMRSYCLCPQTRRSCHAGTTV from the exons ATGGAGATCTCCTGCCCCGGTGCGCGGTGCCCGGTGCAAGAGCAGCGTGCCCGCTGGGAGCGGAAACGCGCCTGCACCGCCCGGGAGCTGCTAGAGACCGAGTGGCGCTACCAAGAACAGCTGGGGCTGGTGGCCACG TACTTTTTGGGGATCCTGAAAGCCAAGGGGACCCTGCGACCACCTGAGCGCCAGGCCCTGTTTGGCTCCTGGGAGCTCATCTACGGCGCCAGCCA GGAGCTGCTTCCCTACCTGGAAGGAGGATGCTGGGGCCAAGGGCTGGAGGGCTTCTGCCGCCACTTGGAGCTCTATAACCAATTTGCTGCCAACTCAGAGAGGTCCCAGACCACCCTGCAG GAGcagctaaagaaaaataaaggtttcCGGAGGTTTGTACGGCTTCAGGAAGGCCGCCCTGAGTTTGGGGGCCTTCAGCTCCAGGAcctgctccctctgcctctgcagcGGCTCCAGCA GTATGAGAATCTCGTTGTTGCTTTGGCTGAAAACACAGGTCCCAACAGCCCTGACCATCAACAGCTCACAC GCGCTGCCCGACTGATAAGTGAGACTGCCCAGAGAGTCCACACTATTGGTCAGAAACAGAAGAATGACCAGCACCTTCGGCGTGTCCAGGCTCTGCTCAGTGGACGTCAGGCAAAGGGGCTGACCTCAG GGCGCTGGTTCCTACGCCAGGGCTGGCTGTTGGTGGTGCCTCCCCATGGGGAGCCTCGGCCCCGCATGTTCTTCCTCTTCACTGATGTGCTCCTCATGGCCAAGCCTCGACCTCCACTGCACCTGCTGCGGAGTGGCACCTTTGCCTGCAAGGCCCTCTACCCCATGACCCAGTGTCATCTCAGCAGGGTCTTTGGCCACTCAGGAGGCCCTTGTGGTGGGTTGCTCAGT CTCCATGGAAACAGCAAGGGCTTCAGCTTTGGCCTGGACCTTTCTGAGCCATGCGCTAAGAGGTGGTCTCTCTCTAGCTGTCCTTCCCTCATGAGAAGCTACTGCTTATGTCCACAGACCAGGAGGAGCTGTCACGCTGGTACCACAGTCTGA
- the ARHGEF39 gene encoding rho guanine nucleotide exchange factor 39 isoform X2, with protein MEISCPGARCPVQEQRARWERKRACTARELLETEWRYQEQLGLVATYFLGILKAKGTLRPPERQALFGSWELIYGASQELLPYLEGGCWGQGLEGFCRHLELYNQFAANSERSQTTLQEQLKKNKGFRRFVRLQEGRPEFGGLQLQDLLPLPLQRLQQYENLVVALAENTGPNSPDHQQLTRAARLISETAQRVHTIGQKQKNDQHLRRVQALLSGRQAKGLTSGRWFLRQGWLLVVPPHGEPRPRMFFLFTDVLLMAKPRPPLHLLRSGTFACKALYPMTQCHLSRVFGHSGGPCGGLLSLSFPHEKLLLMSTDQEELSRWYHSLTWAISSQKN; from the exons ATGGAGATCTCCTGCCCCGGTGCGCGGTGCCCGGTGCAAGAGCAGCGTGCCCGCTGGGAGCGGAAACGCGCCTGCACCGCCCGGGAGCTGCTAGAGACCGAGTGGCGCTACCAAGAACAGCTGGGGCTGGTGGCCACG TACTTTTTGGGGATCCTGAAAGCCAAGGGGACCCTGCGACCACCTGAGCGCCAGGCCCTGTTTGGCTCCTGGGAGCTCATCTACGGCGCCAGCCA GGAGCTGCTTCCCTACCTGGAAGGAGGATGCTGGGGCCAAGGGCTGGAGGGCTTCTGCCGCCACTTGGAGCTCTATAACCAATTTGCTGCCAACTCAGAGAGGTCCCAGACCACCCTGCAG GAGcagctaaagaaaaataaaggtttcCGGAGGTTTGTACGGCTTCAGGAAGGCCGCCCTGAGTTTGGGGGCCTTCAGCTCCAGGAcctgctccctctgcctctgcagcGGCTCCAGCA GTATGAGAATCTCGTTGTTGCTTTGGCTGAAAACACAGGTCCCAACAGCCCTGACCATCAACAGCTCACAC GCGCTGCCCGACTGATAAGTGAGACTGCCCAGAGAGTCCACACTATTGGTCAGAAACAGAAGAATGACCAGCACCTTCGGCGTGTCCAGGCTCTGCTCAGTGGACGTCAGGCAAAGGGGCTGACCTCAG GGCGCTGGTTCCTACGCCAGGGCTGGCTGTTGGTGGTGCCTCCCCATGGGGAGCCTCGGCCCCGCATGTTCTTCCTCTTCACTGATGTGCTCCTCATGGCCAAGCCTCGACCTCCACTGCACCTGCTGCGGAGTGGCACCTTTGCCTGCAAGGCCCTCTACCCCATGACCCAGTGTCATCTCAGCAGGGTCTTTGGCCACTCAGGAGGCCCTTGTGGTGGGTTGCTCAGT CTGTCCTTCCCTCATGAGAAGCTACTGCTTATGTCCACAGACCAGGAGGAGCTGTCACGCTGGTACCACAGTCTGACTTGGGCTATCAG CAGCCAGAAAAACTAG
- the ARHGEF39 gene encoding rho guanine nucleotide exchange factor 39 isoform X3, translating into MEISCPGARCPVQEQRARWERKRACTARELLETEWRYQEQLGLVATYFLGILKAKGTLRPPERQALFGSWELIYGASQELLPYLEGGCWGQGLEGFCRHLELYNQFAANSERSQTTLQEQLKKNKGFRRFVRLQEGRPEFGGLQLQDLLPLPLQRLQQYENLVVALAENTGPNSPDHQQLTRAARLISETAQRVHTIGQKQKNDQHLRRVQALLSGRQAKGLTSGRWFLRQGWLLVVPPHGEPRPRMFFLFTDVLLMAKPRPPLHLLRSGTFACKALYPMTQCHLSRVFGHSGGPCGGLLSLSFPHEKLLLMSTDQEELSRWYHSLTWAISQKN; encoded by the exons ATGGAGATCTCCTGCCCCGGTGCGCGGTGCCCGGTGCAAGAGCAGCGTGCCCGCTGGGAGCGGAAACGCGCCTGCACCGCCCGGGAGCTGCTAGAGACCGAGTGGCGCTACCAAGAACAGCTGGGGCTGGTGGCCACG TACTTTTTGGGGATCCTGAAAGCCAAGGGGACCCTGCGACCACCTGAGCGCCAGGCCCTGTTTGGCTCCTGGGAGCTCATCTACGGCGCCAGCCA GGAGCTGCTTCCCTACCTGGAAGGAGGATGCTGGGGCCAAGGGCTGGAGGGCTTCTGCCGCCACTTGGAGCTCTATAACCAATTTGCTGCCAACTCAGAGAGGTCCCAGACCACCCTGCAG GAGcagctaaagaaaaataaaggtttcCGGAGGTTTGTACGGCTTCAGGAAGGCCGCCCTGAGTTTGGGGGCCTTCAGCTCCAGGAcctgctccctctgcctctgcagcGGCTCCAGCA GTATGAGAATCTCGTTGTTGCTTTGGCTGAAAACACAGGTCCCAACAGCCCTGACCATCAACAGCTCACAC GCGCTGCCCGACTGATAAGTGAGACTGCCCAGAGAGTCCACACTATTGGTCAGAAACAGAAGAATGACCAGCACCTTCGGCGTGTCCAGGCTCTGCTCAGTGGACGTCAGGCAAAGGGGCTGACCTCAG GGCGCTGGTTCCTACGCCAGGGCTGGCTGTTGGTGGTGCCTCCCCATGGGGAGCCTCGGCCCCGCATGTTCTTCCTCTTCACTGATGTGCTCCTCATGGCCAAGCCTCGACCTCCACTGCACCTGCTGCGGAGTGGCACCTTTGCCTGCAAGGCCCTCTACCCCATGACCCAGTGTCATCTCAGCAGGGTCTTTGGCCACTCAGGAGGCCCTTGTGGTGGGTTGCTCAGT CTGTCCTTCCCTCATGAGAAGCTACTGCTTATGTCCACAGACCAGGAGGAGCTGTCACGCTGGTACCACAGTCTGACTTGGGCTATCAG CCAGAAAAACTAG
- the ARHGEF39 gene encoding rho guanine nucleotide exchange factor 39 isoform X5, whose translation MEISCPGARCPVQEQRARWERKRACTARELLETEWRYQEQLGLVATYFLGILKAKGTLRPPERQALFGSWELIYGASQELLPYLEGGCWGQGLEGFCRHLELYNQFAANSERSQTTLQEQLKKNKGFRRFVRLQEGRPEFGGLQLQDLLPLPLQRLQQYENLVVALAENTGPNSPDHQQLTRAARLISETAQRVHTIGQKQKNDQHLRRVQALLSGRQAKGLTSGRWFLRQGWLLVVPPHGEPRPRMFFLFTDVLLMAKPRPPLHLLRSGTFACKALYPMTQCHLSRVFGHSGGPCAVLPS comes from the exons ATGGAGATCTCCTGCCCCGGTGCGCGGTGCCCGGTGCAAGAGCAGCGTGCCCGCTGGGAGCGGAAACGCGCCTGCACCGCCCGGGAGCTGCTAGAGACCGAGTGGCGCTACCAAGAACAGCTGGGGCTGGTGGCCACG TACTTTTTGGGGATCCTGAAAGCCAAGGGGACCCTGCGACCACCTGAGCGCCAGGCCCTGTTTGGCTCCTGGGAGCTCATCTACGGCGCCAGCCA GGAGCTGCTTCCCTACCTGGAAGGAGGATGCTGGGGCCAAGGGCTGGAGGGCTTCTGCCGCCACTTGGAGCTCTATAACCAATTTGCTGCCAACTCAGAGAGGTCCCAGACCACCCTGCAG GAGcagctaaagaaaaataaaggtttcCGGAGGTTTGTACGGCTTCAGGAAGGCCGCCCTGAGTTTGGGGGCCTTCAGCTCCAGGAcctgctccctctgcctctgcagcGGCTCCAGCA GTATGAGAATCTCGTTGTTGCTTTGGCTGAAAACACAGGTCCCAACAGCCCTGACCATCAACAGCTCACAC GCGCTGCCCGACTGATAAGTGAGACTGCCCAGAGAGTCCACACTATTGGTCAGAAACAGAAGAATGACCAGCACCTTCGGCGTGTCCAGGCTCTGCTCAGTGGACGTCAGGCAAAGGGGCTGACCTCAG GGCGCTGGTTCCTACGCCAGGGCTGGCTGTTGGTGGTGCCTCCCCATGGGGAGCCTCGGCCCCGCATGTTCTTCCTCTTCACTGATGTGCTCCTCATGGCCAAGCCTCGACCTCCACTGCACCTGCTGCGGAGTGGCACCTTTGCCTGCAAGGCCCTCTACCCCATGACCCAGTGTCATCTCAGCAGGGTCTTTGGCCACTCAGGAGGCCCTTGTG CTGTCCTTCCCTCATGA
- the ARHGEF39 gene encoding rho guanine nucleotide exchange factor 39 isoform X4, with the protein MEISCPGARCPVQEQRARWERKRACTARELLETEWRYQEQLGLVATYFLGILKAKGTLRPPERQALFGSWELIYGASQELLPYLEGGCWGQGLEGFCRHLELYNQFAANSERSQTTLQEQLKKNKGFRRFVRLQEGRPEFGGLQLQDLLPLPLQRLQQYENLVVALAENTGPNSPDHQQLTRAARLISETAQRVHTIGQKQKNDQHLRRVQALLSGRQAKGLTSGRWFLRQGWLLVVPPHGEPRPRMFFLFTDVLLMAKPRPPLHLLRSGTFACKALYPMTQCHLSRVFGHSGGPCAPWKQQGLQLWPGPF; encoded by the exons ATGGAGATCTCCTGCCCCGGTGCGCGGTGCCCGGTGCAAGAGCAGCGTGCCCGCTGGGAGCGGAAACGCGCCTGCACCGCCCGGGAGCTGCTAGAGACCGAGTGGCGCTACCAAGAACAGCTGGGGCTGGTGGCCACG TACTTTTTGGGGATCCTGAAAGCCAAGGGGACCCTGCGACCACCTGAGCGCCAGGCCCTGTTTGGCTCCTGGGAGCTCATCTACGGCGCCAGCCA GGAGCTGCTTCCCTACCTGGAAGGAGGATGCTGGGGCCAAGGGCTGGAGGGCTTCTGCCGCCACTTGGAGCTCTATAACCAATTTGCTGCCAACTCAGAGAGGTCCCAGACCACCCTGCAG GAGcagctaaagaaaaataaaggtttcCGGAGGTTTGTACGGCTTCAGGAAGGCCGCCCTGAGTTTGGGGGCCTTCAGCTCCAGGAcctgctccctctgcctctgcagcGGCTCCAGCA GTATGAGAATCTCGTTGTTGCTTTGGCTGAAAACACAGGTCCCAACAGCCCTGACCATCAACAGCTCACAC GCGCTGCCCGACTGATAAGTGAGACTGCCCAGAGAGTCCACACTATTGGTCAGAAACAGAAGAATGACCAGCACCTTCGGCGTGTCCAGGCTCTGCTCAGTGGACGTCAGGCAAAGGGGCTGACCTCAG GGCGCTGGTTCCTACGCCAGGGCTGGCTGTTGGTGGTGCCTCCCCATGGGGAGCCTCGGCCCCGCATGTTCTTCCTCTTCACTGATGTGCTCCTCATGGCCAAGCCTCGACCTCCACTGCACCTGCTGCGGAGTGGCACCTTTGCCTGCAAGGCCCTCTACCCCATGACCCAGTGTCATCTCAGCAGGGTCTTTGGCCACTCAGGAGGCCCTTGTG CTCCATGGAAACAGCAAGGGCTTCAGCTTTGGCCTGGACCTTTCTGA
- the CCDC107 gene encoding coiled-coil domain-containing protein 107 isoform X2 codes for MAGAVSLLGVVGLLLVCALPGVLGDRANPDLRAHPGNAAYAGSGATEPRRRPPLKDQRERTRAGSLPLGALYTAAVVAFVLYKCLQGKDETAVLHEEASKQQPVQSEQQLAQLTQQLAQTEQHLNNLMAQLDPLFERVTTLAGAQQELLNMKLRTIHELLQDSKPDKDIEASEPEASRPLPEDFCLKEDEEEVGDSQAWEEPTNWSTETWNLATSWEVEWGLRRRCSQAVAKGPSHSLGREGGTIAEG; via the exons ATGGCGGGCGCAGTTTCGCTCTTGGGTGTGGTGGGGCTGCTGCTTGTGTGTGCGCTGCCCGGGGTCCTAGGAGACCGCGCCAATCCCGACCTCCGGGCACACCCAG GGAACGCAGCCTACGCCGGCTCTGGGGCCACGGAACCCCGGCGGCGACCACCGCTCAAGGATCAGCGCGAGCGGACCCGGGCCGGGTCGCTGCCTCTGGGGGCGCTGTACACCGCGGCCGTCGTGGCTTTTGTGCTGTACAAGTGTTTGCAG GGGAAAGATGAAACTGCGGTTCTCCACGAGGAGGCAAGCAAGCAGCAGCCAGTGCAGTCAG AGCAACAGCTGGCCCAGTTGACACAACAGCTGGCCCAGACAGAGCAGCACCTGAACAACCTGATGGCCCAGCTGGACCCCCTTTTTGAGCG TGTGACTACTCTGGCTGGAGCCCAGCAGGAGCTTCTGAACATGAAGCTACGGACCATCCACGAGCTGCTGCAAGATAGCAAGCCGGACAAGGATATAGAGGCTTCAGAACCAG AAGCCAGCAGACCTCTTCCTGAGGACTTCTGTTTaaaggaggacgaggaggaggttGGTGACAGTCAGGCCTGGGAGGAGCCCACAAACTGGAGCACAGAGACATGGAACCTAGCTActtcctgggaggtggagtggggGCTACGGAGAAGGTGCAGCCAGGCTGTGGCAAAGGGCCCCAGTCACAGCCTTGGCCGGGAAGGAGGGACGATAGCTGAAGGTTGA
- the CCDC107 gene encoding coiled-coil domain-containing protein 107 isoform X1, giving the protein MAGAVSLLGVVGLLLVCALPGVLGDRANPDLRAHPGNAAYAGSGATEPRRRPPLKDQRERTRAGSLPLGALYTAAVVAFVLYKCLQGKDETAVLHEEASKQQPVQSEQQLAQLTQQLAQTEQHLNNLMAQLDPLFERVTTLAGAQQELLNMKLRTIHELLQDSKPDKDIEASEPGEGLGGESAGGGDKVSETGTFLISPHTEASRPLPEDFCLKEDEEEVGDSQAWEEPTNWSTETWNLATSWEVEWGLRRRCSQAVAKGPSHSLGREGGTIAEG; this is encoded by the exons ATGGCGGGCGCAGTTTCGCTCTTGGGTGTGGTGGGGCTGCTGCTTGTGTGTGCGCTGCCCGGGGTCCTAGGAGACCGCGCCAATCCCGACCTCCGGGCACACCCAG GGAACGCAGCCTACGCCGGCTCTGGGGCCACGGAACCCCGGCGGCGACCACCGCTCAAGGATCAGCGCGAGCGGACCCGGGCCGGGTCGCTGCCTCTGGGGGCGCTGTACACCGCGGCCGTCGTGGCTTTTGTGCTGTACAAGTGTTTGCAG GGGAAAGATGAAACTGCGGTTCTCCACGAGGAGGCAAGCAAGCAGCAGCCAGTGCAGTCAG AGCAACAGCTGGCCCAGTTGACACAACAGCTGGCCCAGACAGAGCAGCACCTGAACAACCTGATGGCCCAGCTGGACCCCCTTTTTGAGCG TGTGACTACTCTGGCTGGAGCCCAGCAGGAGCTTCTGAACATGAAGCTACGGACCATCCACGAGCTGCTGCAAGATAGCAAGCCGGACAAGGATATAGAGGCTTCAGAACCAGGTGAAGGCTTGGGAGGCGAGTCTGCTGGAGGTGGAGACAAAGTCTCTGAAACTGGAACATTCCTGATCTCTCCCCACACAGAAGCCAGCAGACCTCTTCCTGAGGACTTCTGTTTaaaggaggacgaggaggaggttGGTGACAGTCAGGCCTGGGAGGAGCCCACAAACTGGAGCACAGAGACATGGAACCTAGCTActtcctgggaggtggagtggggGCTACGGAGAAGGTGCAGCCAGGCTGTGGCAAAGGGCCCCAGTCACAGCCTTGGCCGGGAAGGAGGGACGATAGCTGAAGGTTGA
- the CCDC107 gene encoding coiled-coil domain-containing protein 107 isoform X3: protein MAGAVSLLGVVGLLLVCALPGVLGDRANPDLRAHPGNAAYAGSGATEPRRRPPLKDQRERTRAGSLPLGALYTAAVVAFVLYKCLQGKDETAVLHEEASKQQPVQSEQQLAQLTQQLAQTEQHLNNLMAQLDPLFERPAGASEHEATDHPRAAAR from the exons ATGGCGGGCGCAGTTTCGCTCTTGGGTGTGGTGGGGCTGCTGCTTGTGTGTGCGCTGCCCGGGGTCCTAGGAGACCGCGCCAATCCCGACCTCCGGGCACACCCAG GGAACGCAGCCTACGCCGGCTCTGGGGCCACGGAACCCCGGCGGCGACCACCGCTCAAGGATCAGCGCGAGCGGACCCGGGCCGGGTCGCTGCCTCTGGGGGCGCTGTACACCGCGGCCGTCGTGGCTTTTGTGCTGTACAAGTGTTTGCAG GGGAAAGATGAAACTGCGGTTCTCCACGAGGAGGCAAGCAAGCAGCAGCCAGTGCAGTCAG AGCAACAGCTGGCCCAGTTGACACAACAGCTGGCCCAGACAGAGCAGCACCTGAACAACCTGATGGCCCAGCTGGACCCCCTTTTTGAGCG CCCAGCAGGAGCTTCTGAACATGAAGCTACGGACCATCCACGAGCTGCTGCAAGATAG